CTGTGCTGTGGTGTGCATGGATGCCTGACTTGCTGTTGATCACGGGCGAAGCAGGCGCCCATGGAGGCAGGACAGAGGGAAGGCAGTGTGACTAAGCAAGTAGGGCGAACTTCCTCCTACCAGCCAAAAGCCCTGAGCCCAGTGCTTTCAGAGTCCACGGTGGGCAGGGGAGTGGGGAGCACCTTAAGTAGCATTCTGTGTCCTAGTAACTCCACTCAAGGCAGAGttaagaaggcagaggcagcacagggctgaggcaggatgttGGCTTcttgctggcaggtccaggcTAGAGGAGAGAGGTCCTGGTCCAGCCAGGTCTCTCTGAGGCTGAGTGGGATGGTGAGTGTGCTGTGGCCCAAAGAAACTCACCTGGCTGGGAGTTGTCgaaacaggaactcaactttaatgtaacaacctcttgtttataaacttggagcatagggaaGAGGGGTTTTGTTGGGGTAAGATGACAtagggggcagggaagggtgacagagggtatggggtgattGACAGGGCCAGCGataaagctctacatcagcaacgcctgagcagaggcagggctaaacaggtcctgttgagtcactaCAGGActgaagtaactaagacaggtctcaaactccAGCTAGGCTCGGGTTTGTCTTCAAGGCCCAAGCCAGGGCCAAAATAGGGCCCAACAAGGAGGCTCATGGGACAAGGAGAGACTAATCGCAAAAGCAGAGGCATCAGGTAACAGTCCTCTTACACCAGGCACAACGATTGGTGCCCAGCACTCAAATTGCCACCCTGGCCTAGCAACTGCCCAGCGTGTCTAGCCAGCGTCCCTTGCCATCCCAGGCCAAGGCACGCCCTAGTGACTGTCCAGGGCTCCTGGCTACTTGTCCTCCACTGGCCCCTTTGCCTCCTATCCCTGGAACCCagtcccctccctgtcccctagTGGCAGCACCTTGGCATCATCATGGCGGAGGGCAAGGCTCCTGAAGCACAAGGTGGGGGGAGTGCGCAAAAGCCTTGAGCCCGGGAACAGAGTcctggagagaggggggagggggagggagggaggggagagagagagagagaaaacgagaGAATGAGAACAaacagagtgaaaaattataaaggccattttatgaaatatgtgtagattttttgccttagacctgagcaggaaacgtgcagattccagaacttggaactgaaaataagatttcaggccttcactaccccagggcacattccgggtgaaggacattgtccctgaatcagaggacacttgctggattacattcctcaagcctcaggcagcaggcccacctgtgggtgggggtgaagcaggaagacacattcctgaccataaaaaaatacaagccatctaggtggggctgtgactggaggaagtgagaaatattttgtaatgacggtataggggacaatgacttggtaagaccacatttttgagaaaaatgattgtactgagtaatttccatggctattaacctttcagggtggttttctctggaatgttgcgctattcttatgtatccttggcaaccccttaCCCCCTCCTCACTTCCCTGGTTTGCggtttttatctttaaaagaccccttagtccgccactcgaggccaaaccttgctcttgagagagagcttgtggtttgaccttggctggtcaatttccctaataaagcctctgctgattgcatccaggtatggtttcttgtgatctttgggtggtcgtgatttcctgagacttgaggaagggtctcccgagtatgggggtcttcaaggaGCAGATGGGCATGCTGGGCATGCGGGGAAAGCAACATCTCAACAGAGTCCCTGGCAGGGGGTAGGGTCAGACCTATGGGGCCAGAAGTGCTTTGCAGCAAATGAGAGTAGAGCAAacggagagagaatgagagagggggaggaaagccTACACTACGAATCACTAGCAGGAGAGTTCTTTTAAAATGCCAGTTCAGTGGTCATGTAGAGATACTATTTGCTGCTGTGTACTATGAATTAGACCAGGATATCCTAGTAAGTAGGGACATGCCAGCGAAGGTCAACCCATTGAGAGAGTAGGGTTATTAACTACCCCTACAAGCATCCTGAGGATACTATTAATAACCAGAGAGACTCAGGCCAGACCAGACCACTAGGTGTTCACATAGTGGTCTGGAGGCTAAGCTCTGGGCCCGTGCCCTGATGACAGAGCAGTTCACCCAGGCCTGGGATTTCTCAACAGTGAGAAAGGAACCATctcaaaggagagaggaaaatctcacccaagggaaaatgTCCTATTAGGAGGGCCAGTGAAAAGACTGAATGTCTCCATCCTCAAGGGCAGCACAGGGGTAACTCTGAGCTCATAAACACTCCCTTGGGAATATGGGAATGTTTATGCTGACCAGTGTTGGGTGGGGGCTTACCAGTTCTCTGAAGTTTGGGCTAGCAAGCATTGGCTCTCCATGTGGTAATCAGAGATGCAAACCTACAGAGTTTTTAAATCTGAGTCTCAGCaccaaatgttttgttttataaaaagataaagaaggaaggatTATGTTTGGTGGctgtgtagtcaggtatgggggaagggagtgtctctgtgggcccatgctgaggcatcccttccccctgagggaccagccacagggcagtatagtatagaatagagtttatttagggcatgggaaggggagttgagaggatagtagaggcagagaaaggcaggggggagggagagggaaatatAGAGgaatagaggctggccatgatcacttggagagagagggggaggtgaatggggagagaggaggggagggggtgaGAGGGCAGAGCGGGAAGCAAGAATgcaggagcaagagagagcagaggagcaagcagccccttttatagtgagtcaggctcACTTGGCTGTtcccaggtaactgtggggtggagtctAGACAGAATGCTGACATGTGTTTTTCTACACTTCTTTTCAATCATTTATCTTTAATATCTTCCTTTTATTTCAACAGCTTTCTTTATAGAATAAAGATTAACCACCTACCTCCCGACTTATTTTGGCCCCATGTGCTTTCCTCAGCTAGATTTAgactttttttgaattttttttcccagcaAGTCTTCAATTATATCATttggtcattttgttttctttctcaagcCTACAAAATCTCACTGCCTGTAAACATCAGAGTGCTTCATTGTAGgggtttttatttaaatacacacacactagccACTTTTGAGTTGACCTGGTTGACCTGTGTAAAAAGGTTCCTGGTCCTTACTGAGCCCTTGCTTGAATCAGAATGACAGATTTGCATATTGCATAGTGCAGGATCTGGCTCTGGGGCGAGGccattgtcttgtttgtttgtttttaaaatttgttttacatCAGCATTTTTGTAACTTTTGTAATTTTGattcaaattttgtaattttgtctGTAAATGTGCGTGtgatttttctgcttttaaaaagatgtgaTGACCATGATTGTTATTCCACATTGAAATCTAATTGAAAACTCTTTTGGTTTGTTGTAATGAGTTTATAAgtgagataataaaaaaaaaattaaaaatactatatTGTTTGagcataagtgtgtgtgcatgtgtgtgtacactgtgtgtacagtgtatgtgtgtgtggatttaTGCATATGTGAAGGCACATGTGTAAGGCACAGAAGAAAACgctcaggagtcagttctttccttccaccttgtggagcctgcctgggaactgaacttgagttgTCGGGCTTGGCAGCCAACAGTTTCACTTGCTAAGAGCTATCTTTTCTGGTTGAATAGTAACAATCTTACATTTAGTATTAGTGCCTGGACTGTGATGTtaacctttttgttgttgttgctcagCCTTTGTATCAGCCAGTAGTGCATCTTTTATCTCATACTGTCACACATTTCTCAAAGTTATCCCTACgtgttttaataaatgtatttttaaaaagatttatttttacaaatacaaGTATTCATTTCTAtgtgaactgtgtgtgtgtgtgtgtgtgtgtgtgtgtgtgagagagagagagagagagagagagagagagagagagagagagagagagtttctgcACTTGAGTGCAGTTCCTGTAGAGACCAAAAATGGGCATCCGACCCCCTAGACTTAGAATTATGGCAGATGGGATACACCTGATTAAGGATGCTCAAATTCTGGACTTTGGAATAGCACTAACTACCTTTCAccgctgatccatctctccagtcccaggatgTAGATCTTATGGGGTAAACCCTTCCTTACATTTCTGAATGTTAAAACCCCAACATCTCAGGTATAGAGTTGTTTGGGCATTACCAGGGAATCCAGATGTTTGAATGCTTCATAGAAGCCTCACTCAATAGACCACACTACATGATTCACGCCAGCCCCATCTTACAAAAGCAGGCAGCTGGTTATtctttaatatatacaaatacctATTGCATCATTTTCCTAGGAAGGTGCACAGAAGCGCCTTCTCAGCCCAGTCAGGGCAAAGGCAGACCGAAGCAGTGATTCTGTCCAAATCTGTTTTGATGACCAGTGAGTTTATTAGAGTGAGGCACAGCAGCATTGTGGTGGGGTTAAGTAGGGGAATGTAAAGGACTTGGGCAGCTTCACTTCTGCATGGGCAGTGTCTTGGGAAAGCTGTGTTACTGTGGATTCCTGCACAAAACGATGGCAGCTACCTCAAGACTACTGTTTGCTTAACCTTTGGGAGAGTCTTTGGTGATTCTTCTAAGTTTCTTGTGAGTACCATGGGCCACTCAAGCCTTCTCCATTCCTCAACCAGACCACACATTTCAGTTTGGAGGAAATAGCAACACTAGAAAGTGGATAGCCAAGGAAGTAAACTACCAGTCAACACGTGGGCTAATACGTAGAGTTTCCCTTGGCCCCTTAAGAAGCAACACAAATGGCCAATAAGTATTCTAAAGACTAACAGTGAACTTTCTGATGGTTTTCATGGTTACAAGGGGAAAGGAAGTGGGTTTCTGGACCTTCCCATGTCCAAATGTCAGGTTCTAACATGGCACCTGAGGATAAAACTTCCTCAGAGCTGCTTTCATGTCCTTGTTTCTCAGGCTGTAGATAAGTGGATTCAGAGTTGGCGTGAGGATAGAATAGAATATGGCAGCCATGCGCCCTTGCAGTGGGGAGTAGTGGGCTGTGGGCTGCATGTAGGCAGAGCTTCCAGTGCCGTAAAACAGAATCACTGTGGCCAGATGGGAGGAGCACGTGGAGAAGGCCTTCCAGCGGCCAGCTGCAGAACGGATGTGAACCACTGTGTATACAATAAGAACATAAGACAGGCAGGTGAGAGCAAAGCAAGACATGATGACACAGCCACTAACTATAAAACCTGCAGCCTCATGGTCTTGGGTATTACCACAGGCTAGACGCATGAGTGGGGGGATGTCACAGAAGAAGTGATCAATCGTGTTGGGGCCACAGAACGGCAAGGAGAAAGTGTTGACCATGTGGAAGGTAGAAAAGAGAAGCCCACTGACCCATGCCACCACTACTAGGGAGACACAGGTCTGAGAACTCATGGTCACTCCATATGTTAGGGGCCTATAGATGGCTAGACAGCGGTCAAAAGCCATGGACGTAATGAGAAAACATTCCAGAGAGCCAAAGCAGACAAAAGCAAAGAGTTGAGATGCACAGGCTGGGAGGGATATCTCTTTGGTATCTGCCATGGTAGCCACCAGGGCCCGGGGCAGGGTGGTGGATGTAGAACAGAGATCCACCAGGGAGAGGTGTTTGatgaagaagtacatgggggtgttCAGATGGGGGTCAAGAGTCACAGCTATCATGATAGAGACATTCCCTAGAACCGAAGCCAGGTATATGAGAAGAAAGACGACCGTGCTCATCAACTGTAATGCAGGGACAGTGGAGAAGCCTTGGAGAATGAACACAGACACTGCAGAGAGATTGGCCATGATGCCTCTCTAGAAACTCGGAACAAGGAGAGGGCATGAAGAGAATCGGCAACCACAGCAAGGACCtgtgaggaaaggaagaaaaagatgtgAGATATGTATGTTTATAGCCTTGATCACAGATGCTTCTTACTGTAGTAGATAGTGATTAAAGCAGACACATATTACCATTGACAGCATTGACAAAAGGCTGTGAGTACCCAGCCATAAATGGAACACCAATATCACCATTCACTCTCAGAGAccagggaacatcatggaagagggggcagagagaataGAATGTAAGAGCCCAGATTATGGGTATGAGGGATGGGTGTTCTGAAACGCTGTCCTCTGACCATGGCTGttgcacacatgacacacatgacCTACAGCACCTGTGGGTTACATACACAAGATCAAGTGAGGCATAATTTCCACATGGATGGGGTTCTGAGGTTCCACCTCTACCTGAGAAACAAATGGTAGTTATGGTGGTGAGTGCCTTTTCTTTGAGGTGTGGTCACTGGTAGGTGTTCCATGCCCCAGTGTGTGGCCCCAGACACATTTACATATGGGCAACATTAATAGGACTCAGTTTGCTAAAATTAATGATTATATAAGAAGAGAATGAAGTTGTGAGGGAAACATGAGGGGGTTCGGGGAGAGAGCTGGAGGGGAAAATGAGGGGTGAATTTCATTGagatacattttatacatgtatgaaattttcaaagaaaaaataagaacattttaaaagaattacttgCCTCTGGAGAGAATGCCCCTGTTTCTTCCTTAAAAATCCACGTGTGTTTCTTATCTTCCACTGAGATCCCAAATTCAAATACCTACAGAAACTCTGCACTTGTAAGAAGATCTGGCTGGGTGGAATGCGTTAGGAAATGGTTGAGACCAGAGAACTAAGGATTCTGACCAAATGAGGCTTGCCAGTTCCAGGTCGGTCTGTAAAATCTCTCATTTTCATATTGccaattaattaaaatgtaaaaaaaaaaaaaacaacaacaacaacaaaaaaaaaaaccctataccTATCtggttagggagatggctcagccgtaaAACACTTGCTACATatacatgaggacctgagtttggctttCAACACTCCCATGGAAAAGCTAGTCTCTGCTGGAGAGACGGAAGGCTTGATAACAAGTGCATCTAGCTAAATTGGCAGTAGTAAGTTCAGTacgaggtcctgtctcaaaaaataaggtggagcgcaattgaggaagacatttcTTATTTGCTTTCAtagttcagtgatttttttttttaccatgcaCCCATTTatcgttttttttttctctcctttgagacaggctctcatataACTTAGGATGGCTTTAAATTCATTGTGTAAACAgggtagtggtggtacatgcctttaatcccagcacttgtgagtaGGCACATACAGgcgtatctctgtgagtttgaggccagcttgatctacagagagagtttcaggacacccaaggctacaaagaaaccctgtctcgaaaataaaatcattgtgtagctgaggatggccttgaacaccAGATCCTTCTGCTGCACTTCCCTAGTGTTACGATCTCAGGTATACATGGTCACACTTAGGTTAGttggtgctgggtattgaactcagggaTTCATGCGTGCcaaacaaacactctaccaactgagccacatccccagcctttCATGCACACTACTAGACATGGACTTTTATGTGGACGACCTAATTTGAAGTCTAATGGTCTGCTCTCTTCCCTCCAAACCAGAGATCATGTTTTACTCATCTCTTTACTCCCCAGCACCCCCTGCTGGAAGCAGCACACAGCTGCACCTAGCTAGTTCTCTATTGTTCACTCTTAGGGTGTGGTGCAAAGACACCAGTAAGCTACCAGGACTCTATCCACGCTAGTCACTGGGCAGGGTGACTGCCAAACACCACAACTTCATCCCaatgcctctccctccctcaccagTTCTTGGCTTGCTCCCCAAGTATGGCTAGAAGACCCAGACAGTGCCCTTCCTTCAAGACAATCCAGAATCATGCCAGCTGCTTGGCTAGGACTCCCTGGTTGCCCTGACCTACCCAGAAGTAAAAGTACTAAGCAAACACCATCATCTTCTCCCTTAGGAGGCTCTCCAGGTTCTAGCGTTCCTCCCTTTCCAGGAAGACGCTGCCCTCTTCAAGATACAGGCAACAGGCATGAGATGGTTTACAAGTATAAACCGAGGGAATACACTTATTTCAGCGGAACCATCAGACACCAACTTCGTGTATTAGTGCTCAGAGAGACTGAAATGCATATTGATGTTCCAGAAGATTCTCACTAACTTACTTTCTgcgagtgcgtgcgtgcgtgcgtgcgtgcgtgcgtgcgtgcgtgtgtgtgtgtgtgtgtgtgtgtgtgtttaacatgtACCTCTCGCAAACACAGTTAAATGAATGAAATCCAAAaataacccaaaacaaaaaaaaaaacctaccagaaCAAATAGTGTATCAACAAAGCAGCTTCACTGCCTTTTGAAAAAGCTATGAGATTTGCATGTGAATTGTGTCCTGGAGTCCGGGGTATGCAAAAGAATGACCCTCATTGGTCTGTTATTATCATACACACtgtttgctgcttttttttttcatttgtaataaAGGTAGCCAGGACATTGTCCCCACCCCTCAAAGCTTTTGGAGCCCCAGGGAAACCTCCAGGGCACCATGGTCTTATCTTGTAGGGAATCTGAACTTTTTCTTTCTGCTAAAGAATGCTTGTGCATTTGTTAATACTTTTGTTGTGGTTTTGgagttttggttgttttggttggttggctggttttgaATTGTTagatctcttttcttttaatgacaGGAtcatataataagaaaaaaaatgaagtttgggAATTGTCCTGAGGTGGATTGTTCAGGGTCCCTAGACCCTCCCTTCGCCATTTAACTGCtctgctttcttgtttctttatctgCAATGCAATGAATTTTAATCTTCCATTTTTGTGAGTAAGGTGAGCACACATCAGTGCACCCATGAAAGCCATAGGACAACCTGGAACTGTCAGTTTACCCCCTCCAACATGCTGATTCCTGGGCTTGAACTCTGGCCATCAGctttggcagcaaacaccttcacacaatgagccatcttgctggccctgcaatattttctttgagacagggtctcatgttacctaggctgcccttgaactcactagCTTAGAGTGTTCTTCAAATCTTTGTCTTCCTGCCTTCAGGAAGTACTCAAATACTGAGATTGCAGgtatgcaccactgtgcctgatCTTATACAATACTGGACACTGAACACAAAGCTTCATTCAAATTAGCAACCAAGATACTCCCCTAGCTCCTTTATTGGCAACTCCCAGGCAGTTGCCATGATAATGACATGAGGTTACCTGGTGTACACATAAGCTACTCAGGGGCTTTATTATCTCCAGCCACACCCTCTACACCTTTCACAACTTTATAAAGCCACCCCCATGGCTGTGGCTGTGATTAGCAATAGCTCTAAGTGGACAGAACCTCTCGGTTTGACCTCATTTCTCTCATTGGCTAATAAGAGTCACAGGAGCATTGATTCTGGGGTaggataagtgtgtgtgtgtgtgtgtgtgtgtgtgtgtgtgtgtgtgtgtgtgtgtacatgtataaacacatatgcatatatatgtatacctgtATGCATGgatgcataaatacatatacatacacagctATATGTCAGCTATCCTATCTTCCCAGGTCTGGGTCTCAGAATTACAAGGAGGGCATTCCTGTCTCACAGATGAGAAACTGAAgttcagagaagaggagggaggaaagcatCCTAAGTTGAGGCCTCTCTCCCTGCGGACTGTGCTGCAGCATCAGGCAAACAAGAACCAGCTAAATGCTCTGGGAACCTGACTCTGCTCTGAATGCTTTCTACAGCATCCTCTTACCTTCCCACCCATCCAGGGAGGAAGAGCAGCCACTTCTTCATCCCCATTTCTCAGTcagaaagcaggcagagaggTTCAACTTCTTATAGCTACTGCAACCAAAGTCCTCTGAAGATGTGGGTATTCAAGAGCCCACAGACTATTTGACCTTGACTGACCGATGGAATCTTGCAGATAAAGAGCCAGAGTTGTCACAATCTATCTCTGTGTCCTTATAATGTCAACCTCTACAGCCAACATTTCCCTTACTAGGTCAAACTACAAACCAGGctattccagtactcaggagatagTAAGAGGATCAAGATTTGAAGGCAAGCAtcaactacagagtgagtttgactGAGGCCAGCCCAGATCACAGGAGATGGTGCCTCAGTAAACAACCCCACAAAACCTTTTGGGTTTTATGCTAAGCCCAACATACCCCTAGCAACTGAACCAGATGGAAAGATTACCCACCTATCTGGTATAACTACTTTTGACTCCCTTTAGTCCTGTGACTATAAAGATCATGTAACTTCTACAGGGGGAGCACATCCTTCAAGATAAAGAATGGCTATGAATCTGTGTTTCTGAGTGATGGTGATTTGTTCAGAGTAAATAAATGGCTTCTTTGTTCCCTATGAAGCAGGTGATTTTTATGTCCGTGCCATGGTGAAGGTGCTAGGTTAAGCCTTACTATGTCCCACCCCACAATCCAAG
This genomic stretch from Arvicanthis niloticus isolate mArvNil1 chromosome 30, mArvNil1.pat.X, whole genome shotgun sequence harbors:
- the LOC143440800 gene encoding olfactory receptor 5V1-like, giving the protein MANLSAVSVFILQGFSTVPALQLMSTVVFLLIYLASVLGNVSIMIAVTLDPHLNTPMYFFIKHLSLVDLCSTSTTLPRALVATMADTKEISLPACASQLFAFVCFGSLECFLITSMAFDRCLAIYRPLTYGVTMSSQTCVSLVVVAWVSGLLFSTFHMVNTFSLPFCGPNTIDHFFCDIPPLMRLACGNTQDHEAAGFIVSGCVIMSCFALTCLSYVLIVYTVVHIRSAAGRWKAFSTCSSHLATVILFYGTGSSAYMQPTAHYSPLQGRMAAIFYSILTPTLNPLIYSLRNKDMKAALRKFYPQVPC